In one Drosophila pseudoobscura strain MV-25-SWS-2005 chromosome X, UCI_Dpse_MV25, whole genome shotgun sequence genomic region, the following are encoded:
- the LOC6901496 gene encoding uncharacterized protein, with the protein MATKTLKLGFFSQIQRFFGSKRIRRIHKLALSPDHQNLEPYNHDGPLQRVLKQIQQSPRPLYLGFHEGQCKSEARPRAPAKRRAASSTTLCAAPRKSASSTTLCASKVQGTERSSNQRKLRRSKSSSSTVGAALKDTDSSVALRACSSTMRTVVTSLNAGNMQATRDQLMKKLRRKEQRQCVPLENAVSSIRLNIGENAGRRSCRRIRVESSKSQMDVARRQSNTKLFSANSQLSVKASQSRMYSAKPAPANHCEKDLGGQPGVDVKLAVSWFGRMANKDINLDNCRPQQTARAPSPNRSASGSQYPLKKVPSSEKRAQNVTNRPPKHSRSLSIYSGKLMPMEVPIKKPIRDLQQTSGMSSKPNESPDLLHPWQNGEIDSVDSGKPIRMELSSSSYPSEMQEFQSQAPVFLQNEGKLDLKKPIKMESSLQILNQPPKIHRKPSSSSGPSIRKECQPATLEEVSLLSKRKVNFGTPMRMESPVRFEKPSRMEGKTKDDEKKTLTMKLQPWNKPATVLHEILSSTAAKPKLLRKDPWPEAKKSQQNVREPLAREPPCIDICKTERKSQRNVIQLFREIPNRTRISDEDRRLKHIRESVLIKNLIARIDKILACPARSQRTAATKNPIASDELPAKANEKQNTKSAYLMTIRTFVNHSYLARKSLSKLLCASVSRRPDLSLALSPFTEKDCTNSDNGAAEKLRNMAICELMKPFQILESMHETNTMLQHVSRQSERKVDLGTPLWRDYSIFEKPIQLQSPLELLLEESARKEEGAFDLAEFLKIESQLKALLSEFTKDDNDIDFAESFEIESVFPPRTFEYDFLRSPFTWDSGISIPISSPFAMVFRPHMTSEALEQILLQAEGKVVLGKAIKMANESPVPSIAELLLTNSFQNYIKGEFDLADDLEIESIESNKTPRMLEQIPSGTSFERVVPIEMVPAPLMIASEAPESDLADEEKTKMDLAELLETESKVQETLDKFIKDNKKIHLDDLLEMQSQILKTAAAALMQEHSNTEASDKEIRMESKSPIKMTIETPQTASGESKPQKTPVINDEVPLKMSSSHQEVKPKTDNNEIATTSLYIASFRKGKPEQCWKLFGTEGKQKRIWTKAAEDDKEGNNPCYSMTVRSNPGLSPDNNDESES; encoded by the exons ATGGCAACAAAGACTTTAAAGTTGGGATTCTTTTCCCAGATTCAGCGATTTTTTGGATCGAAGCGTATTCGAAGAATCC ACAAATTGGCCCTAAGTCCCGACCATCAGAACCTTGAGCCATACAATCACGATGGTCCCTTGCAACGCGTTCTCAAGCAGATCCAACAAAGTCCAAGACCGTTATATCTGGGCTTTCACGAAGGACAGTGCAAGAGCGAAGCGAGGCCGAGGGCACCTGCAAAACGCCGAGCAGCGTCTTCCACAACGCTGTGTGCGGCACCACGGAAAAGTGCTTCGTCCACAACGCTCTGTGCGTCGAAGGTTCAAGGAACAGAGAGGTCAAGCAATCAGCGCAAGTTGCGACGCTCTAAGAGCTCTTCAAGCACAGTGGGTGCGGCTCTTAAGGATACCGACTCCTCGGTTGCGCTCCGTGCGTGCTCCTCTACGATGCGGACAGTTGTGACTTCGCTGAATGCTGGCAACATGCAGGCCACACGCGACCAACTCATGAAGAAGCTGCGCCGCAAGGAGCAGCGCCAGTGCGTTCCCCTGGAAAACGCGGTGAGTTCCATTCGCCTAAACATCGGGGAAAATGCCGGCAGAAGATCCTGCCGTCGCATTCGAGTCGAGTCGTCCAAGTCCCAAATGGACGTGGCTCGCCGTCAGAGCAACACGAAACTCTTTTCCGCGAATAGTCAGCTGTCGGTCAAGGCGTCTCAATCGAGGATGTACTCGGCTAAGCCAGCGCCAGCGAATCACTGCGAAAAGGACCTTGGGGGCCAACCAGGCGTGGATGTGAAGTTGGCAGTCAGTTGGTTCGGAAGGATGGCCAACAAAGATATAAATCTGGACAACTGCCGACCGCAGCAAACTGCCAGAGCGCCATCCCCCAACAGGAGTGCATCAGGCAGCCAATACCCTTTGAAGAAGGTACCATCCTCCGAAAAACGGGCCCAAAACGTAACCAATCGGCCGCCCAAGCATTCCCGATCTTTATCGATCTACAGTGGAAAACTGATGCCCATGGAAGTGCCAATTAAGAAACCCATCAGGGATCTCCAACAAACCTCCGGAATGTCCTCCAAGCCAAACGAGAGTCCTGATCTACTCCATCCATGGCAGAATGGGGAGATAGATAGCGTGGATTCGGGCAAACCGATTCGGATGGAATTGTCTTCTAGCAGTTATCCCTCCGAAATGCAAGAATTCCAGTCACAAGCTCCAGTTTTTTTGCAAAATGAAGGGAAATTGGATTTGAAGAAGCCCATCAAGATGGAATCCTCGCTTCAAATACTCAATCAGCCTCCTAAGATCCACAGAAAACCATCATCTAGCAGTGGTCCTTCCATAAGGAAAGAATGCCAGCCTGCAACGTTAGAAGAAGTTTCGTTGCTGAGCAAGAGGAAAGTGAATTTCGGTACCCCTATGCGGATGGAATCCCCAGTCCGGTTCGAAAAACCTTCGCGGATGGAAGGCAAAACCAAAGATGATGAGAAGAAAACGCTCACCATGAAGTTACAGCCATGGAATAAGCCTGCAACCGTGCTACACGAGATACTATCTAGTACGGCTGCCAAGCCTAAGCTGCTCCGCAAAGATCCTTGGCCAGAGGCAAAGAAAAGTCAACAAAATGTGAGGGAACCTCTCGCAAGGGAGCCGCCCTGCATAGATATTTGCAAAACGGAAAGGAAAAGTCAACGGAATGTCATACAACTTTTCAGAGAGATCCCCAATCGAACCCGAATTTCGGATGAAGACAGGCGTCTAAAACACATCCGTGAGAGTGTTTTGATCAAGAACCTTATAGCCCGCATCGATAAGATCCTCGCGTGCCCCGCCAGAAGTCAAAGAACTGCTGCCACCAAAAATCCCATCGCATCAGACGAACTTCCTGCAAAAGCAAACGAGAAGCAAAACACCAAGTCCGCTTATCTGATGACAATCAGAACATTTGTCAATCACTCTTACCTAGCACGCAAAAGTCTGTCAAAGCTACTCTGCGCGAGTGTCTCACGTAGGCCTGATTTAAGTTTGGCCTTGAGCCCGTTCACTGAGAAAGATTGTACCAATTCAGATAATGGGGCTGCTGAGAAGCTGAGAAACATGGCAATTTGTGAGCTGATGAAGCCTTTCCAAATATTAGAatccatgcacgagactaatACAATGCTCCAGCATGTTTCTCGGCAGAGTGAACGGAAAGTGGATTTGGGGACACCGTTATGGAGGGACTATTCAATATTCGAGAAACCCATTCAGTTGCAGTCGCCTCTTGAGCTTTTATTAGAGGAATCGGCCAGGAAGGAAGAAGGTGCATTCGATTTGGCAGAATTTCTTAAAATCGAATCGCAACTGAAGGCACTACTGTCAGAATTCACCAAAGACGACAATGATATTGATTTTGCAGAATCTTTTGAAATCGAGTCCGTATTCCCTCCTCGCACATTCGAGTATGATTTTTTGCGGAGCCCATTTACATGGGATTCAGGGATATCAATTCCGATCAGTAGTCCTTTTGCAATGGTATTCAGGCCACACATGACGTCTGAAGCGTTGGAGCAAATTTTATTGCAGGCCGAAGGAAAAGTGGTTTTGGGGAAAGCGATCAAGATGGCCAATGAAAGTCCTGTTCCATCGATAGCAGAACTGCTCCTCACGAATTCTTTTCAAAATTACATTAAAGGCGAGTTTGATCTGGCTGATGATCTCGAAATAGAATCGATAGAATCGAATAAGACCCCGCGGATGCTTGAACAAATTCCGAGTGGAACTTCTTTCGAGAGAGTGGTACCAATCGAGATGGTTCCAGCACCTCTGATGATAGCCAGTGAAGCTCCTGAATCTGATCTGGCAGATGAAGAGAAAACTAAAATGGATCTAGCTGAACTTCTGGAAACTGAATCCAAGGTTCAGGAGACGCTCGATAAATTTATCAAAGACAACAAGAAAATACATCTGGATGACTTACTGGAAATGCAATCCCAGATTCTGAAGacggctgcagctgcattaATGCAAGAACATTCTAATACTGAGGCATCGGATAAAGAAATCCGAATGGAATCCAAATCCCCGATCAAGATGACCATTGAGACGCCTCAGACTGCCAGCGGGGAGTCCAAACCGCAGAAGACTCCTGTCATAAACGATGAAGTGCCTTTGAAAATGAGTTCAAGCCATCAGGAAGTCAAGCCAAAGACTGATAATAATGAAATCGCGACCACCTCGTTATACATAGCCTCCTTCCGCAAGGGAAAGCCAGAACAGTGTTGGAAACTCTTTGGTAccgaaggaaaacaaaagagaatCTGGACTAAAGCAGCTGAAGATGATAAGGAAGGCAATAATCCTTGCTATTCCATGACAGTCCGATCCAACCCCGGATTAAGCCCGGACAATAATGATGAGAGCGAATCTTAA